One Hypanus sabinus isolate sHypSab1 chromosome 1 unlocalized genomic scaffold, sHypSab1.hap1 SUPER_1_unloc_14, whole genome shotgun sequence DNA window includes the following coding sequences:
- the LOC132385388 gene encoding high affinity cGMP-specific 3',5'-cyclic phosphodiesterase 9A-like, with protein MLGRRRTGEKREDWRWDGGLDLDVFLLSPQMLSCIEYMFHSLGLVNQFNINAITLKRWLLSVQENYRENPFHNFRHSFCVTQMMHGMIQLCELQARLKPIEILILMTSAVCHDLDHPGLNNTYQVNAQTDLARRYGNRSPLEQHHCTVAFQILSEPNCDIFAGTESGVSEEIRKL; from the exons ATGTTGGGGAGGAGGAGGActggggagaagagggaagattGGAGGTGGGATGGGGGTCTGGATCTGGATGTGTTTCtgctctccccacagatgctgagttGTATCGAGTACATGTTCCACAGTCTGGGCCTGGTCAACCAGTTTAACATCAATGCCATCACTCTGAAGCGATGGCTG CTGAGCGTCCAGGAGAACTACAGGGAGAATCCgttccacaacttccgccactcCTTCTGCGTCACCCAGATGATGCATGGCATGATCCAACTGTGTGAGCTGCAG GCCCGGCTGAAACCCATCGAGATCTTGATCCTGATGACCTCCGCTGTCTGCCACGACCTGGATCACCCCGGGCTCAACAACAC ATACCAGGTCAATGCTCAGACCGATCTCGCACGTCGCTACGGAAACCGCTCCCCCCTGGAACAGCACCACTGCACCGTGGCCTTCCAGATACTCTCAGAGCCCAACTGTGACATCTTCGCTGGCACAGAGTCGGGAGTCTCGGAGGAGATCCGGAAG ctatag